The proteins below come from a single Zea mays cultivar B73 chromosome 8, Zm-B73-REFERENCE-NAM-5.0, whole genome shotgun sequence genomic window:
- the LOC100383086 gene encoding Ubiquitin carboxyl-terminal hydrolase 14-like: MDLLRSHLHKVRIPEPTNRIHKDECCVSFDTPRSEGGLYVDMVSFLGFGREYVEWNFEKTGNPVYLHIVQRRKPEPDEADRPLKKPTLLAIGVEGGFGDQEPEYDETFEIVILPDFICLPFPSVDLPEKVRLAVDKVLLAESADRKEQLAAWVADKKNISAYAMDLQQLDNGVIVPPTGWKCSKCDKTENLWLNLTDGMILCGRKLWDGSGGNNHAIEHYEQTKYPLAVKLGTITADLEAADVFSYPEDDSVEDPLLAQHLSHFGIDFSSLQKTEMTTAERELDANTNYDWNRIQESGKDAELLFGPGYTGLANLGNSCYMASIMQVMFSIHPFISRYFEKQSLKAAFATAPADPTVDLNMQLTKLAHGLLSGKYSAPAKEGQEGIRSRMFKSVITANHPEFSSMRQQDVLEFFLHLIDRVEKANPGDRELNPFSGFKFVVEERVQCPSGKVSYNKRSDNVLSLSIPLHEATNKEQLEAFNEKKAAMNLDGKEVSNEDIVRPRVPLEACLSSFSGPEEIPDFYSTALNSKTTVTKTAGFTTFPDYLVLHMRKFVMETGWVPKKLDVYIDVPDTIDITHMRSKGLQPGEELLPEGGSGDDSAEPANPVASEDIVTQLASMGFNYLHCQKAAINTSNTGVEEAMNWLLSHMDDPDINDPISKDSRAYEPSVDEASVQTLISFGFQEDIAIKALKASGGNIEKATDWIFSHPEASTSASADSSTSNVNADDTYIPDGSGRYKLMAFVSHMGTSTHCGHYVAHVLKDGRWTIFNDSKVAVSVDLPKEMGYLYFFQRISN, encoded by the exons ATGGATCTCCTTCGCTCTCATCTCCACAAGGTCCGGATCCCCGAGCCAACCAACCGCATCCACAAGGACGAGTGCTGCGTCTCCTTCGACACTCCG AGGTCAGAGGGAGGCCTGTACGTGGACATGGTCTCGTTCCTGGGGTTCGGGAGGGAGTACGTGGAGTGGAACTTCGAGAAGACGGGGAACCCCGTGTACCTCCACATCGTTCAGCGCCGGAAGCCGGAGCCCGACGAGGCGGATCGCCCGCTTAAGAAGCCCACCCTCCTCGCTATAG GTGTGGAAGGAGGTTTTGGTGATCAAGAACCAGAATATGATGAAACTTTTGAAATAGTCATCTTACCTGATTTTATTTGTCTTCCATTTCCGTCAGTTGATTTGCCAGAGAAG GTTAGGCTTGCGGTTGATAAAGTTTTACTTGCTGAAAGTGCTGATAGAAAAGAACAACTGGCTGCTTGGGTTGCTGACAAAAAGAACATTAGTGCATATGCTATGGACCTGCAGCAGCTAGACAATGGTGTTATTGTGCCTCCTACTGGATGGAAGTGTAGCAAATGCGATAAAACTGAGAACCTCTGGCTGAATTTAACTGATGGTATGATCCTTTGTGGGAGGAAGCTCTGGGATGGAAGTGGTGGGAATAATCATGCCATTGAACATTATGAACAGACTAAATACCCTCTTGCGGTGAAGCTTGGAACAATTACTGCTGATTTGGAAGCGGCAG ATGTTTTCTCGTACCCTGAAGATGATAGTGTTGAAGATCCGCTATTAGCTCAGCACTTATCACATTTTGGTATCGATTTTTCTTCACTCCAAAAG ACTGAGATGACTACTGCTGAGAGGGAACTTGATGCTAACACAAATTATGACTGGAATAGAATACAAGAAAGTGGAAAAGACGCTGAGCTTCTGTTTGGACCCGGCTATACTGGTCTTGCGAATCTTGGGAATAG TTGCTATATGGCTTCAATAATGCAAGTCATGTTTTCAATCCATCCTTTCATATCAAG GTACTTCGAGAAACAGAGTTTGAAAGCTGCATTTGCAACTGCACCCGCTGATCCAACAgtagacctaaacatgcaact GACAAAACTAGCGCATGGTTTGCTCTCTGGTAAATATTCTGCTCCAGCAAAGGAG GGGCAAGAAGGGATACGTTCTCGCATGTTTAAGTCAGTTATCACTGCGAACCATCCTGAATTTTCAAGCATGAGACAACAG GATGTCCTTGAATTCTTCCTTCACCTTATTGACAGAGTTGAGAAGGCAAACCCTGGAGACCGTGAGCTAAATCCTTTTTCCGGTTTCAAGTTTGTTGTTGAAGAGAGGGTTCAGTGCCCTTCTGGGAAGGTTTCTTACAACAAACGATCTGACAACGTTCTTTCTTTGAGCATACCACTGCATGAGGCAACTAATAAAG AGCAGCTAGAAGCTTTTAATGAGAAGAAAGCTGCAATGAACTTGGATGGAAAAGAAGT GTCTAATGAGGATATTGTCAGGCCTAGAGTCCCATTGGAGGCATGCTTGTCAAGTTTTTCAGGGCCAGAGGAGATTCCAGATTTTTATAGCACTGCATTAAATTCAAAGACTACCGTCACTAA GACAGCTGGTTTCACTACCTTTCCTGATTACCTTGTGCTGCACATGCGTAAGTTTGTAATGGAAACAGGATGGGTGCCAAAGAAACTCG ATGTTTATATAGATGTGCCAGATACAATTGATATCACACATATGCGCAGCAAAGGATTACAGCCTGGGGAAGAGCTGCTACCTGAAGGAG GTTCTGGTGACGACAGTGCCGAGCCTGCTAATCCTGTTGCCAGTGAGGATATTGTAACCCAGCTTGCAAGCATGGGCTTCAACTACCTTCATTGTCAGAAAGCTGCTATTAACACATCAAACACAGGAGTTGAGGAAGCGATGAATTGGCTCCTCTCGCACATGGATGATCCAG ATATAAACGACCCAATATCAAAAGATTCACGTGCTTATGAGCCATCTGTTGACGAAGCAAGTGTTCAAACTCTCATCTCCTTTGGATTCCAGGAAGACATTGCCATAAAGGCCCTGAAAGCTTCT GGTGGTAATATCGAGAAAGCTACAGACTGGATTTTCAGCCACCCCGAAGCATCTACCTCAGCATCTGCTGATTCTTCCACTAGCAATGTAAATGCTGATGACACATATATTCCAGATGGAAGTGGCA GATACAAGCTGATGGCGTTCGTGAGCCATATGGGCACCTCTACCCACTGCGGGCACTACGTAGCTCATGTCCTCAAAGACGGGAGGTGGACAATCTTTAACGACAGCAAGGTCGCAGTATCTGTTGACCTGCCCAAGGAAATGG